The genomic interval GGTCCGAAGATCTCCTCCTTGGCGATATCCATCGCCGGCGTGACCTCGGTCACGACGGTCGGTTCGAAGAACGTGCCTCCGAGCGCGCTGCGCTTGCCGCCCATTACGATCTTCGCGCCCGAGGCCGTCGCCTGGCCGAGCAGCCGCTCGACCTTCTCGACCGCCTCTCGGTTGATCAGCGGGCCCTGCGTCACGCCGTCCTCGAAGCCGCTGCCGACCTTCAGCGTCGCGGTGCGCGCCTCCAGCCTGGCCGCGAAAGCGTCATAGACCTTGTCCTGTACCAATATGCGGTTGGCGCACACGCAGGTCTGACCCATGTTGCGGTACTTGGAGACCATCGCGCCTTCCACTGCGGCATCCAGGTCGGCATCGTCGAACACGATGAACGGCGCATTGCCGCCGAGTTCGAGGCTGACCTTCTTGATGGTCGAGGCGCATTGCGCCATCAGCAGCCTTCCGATCTCGGTCGATCCGGTGAAGCTGAACTTGCGCACCAGCGGATGGGTGGTCAGCACCTTGCCGACCTCCGGCGCCTGGTCCGACGTGACGACGTTGAACACGCCCTTGGGGATTCCGGCGCGAAGCGCCAGCTCGGCCAGCGCCGTCGCCGACAGCGGCGTCTCCGCCGCCGGTTTGATGATGAAGGTGCATCCGGCGGCCAGCGCCGGCGCCGCCTTGCGGGTGATCATCGCATTGGGGAAATTCCACGGCGTGATCGCCGCCACCACGCCGACCGGCTCTTTCAGCACGACGATGCGCTTGCCCGCCGCGAAGCTCGGGATCACGTCGCCATAGACGCGCTTGCCCTCTTCCGCGAACCATTCGATGAACGACGCGCCATAGGCGACCTCGCCGCGCGATTCGGCCAGCGGCTTTCCCTGCTCCGCCGTCATCAGCCGCGCCAGGTCCTCCTGGTTCGCCAGGATCAGCTCGAACCATTTGCGCATCAGGCCGGCGCGCTCCTTGGCCGTCTTCGCCTTCCAGGCGGGACCCGCTTCATAGGCGGCCTCGACCGCCTTGCGCGCGTCCTCCGCGCCCAGATCCGCGACCTGCGCGATGATCTCGCCGCTCGCCTTGTCGGTCACGGCAAAGCGCTTGGACGAACCGGCCCAAGCACCGCCCACATAGCCGTCGGCCCGGAGCAGCGTCTCGTCGTTCAATTTCAGCATGGGAAATCCTCGGTTGCAGTGCAAACGCCCGGAAGGGCAACATGGCCATGGCGGGCGCAAATTCAAGCGGCTCTTGCGCCGCGCGGCCCCGCCGCGCAGTGTCATTTTGATGTTCGCCGCGACCGCCATCCGCAATTTCGTCACCCGGCGGGGCAGGGCGCTGCCCTTCAACCTGCTGGGTTTCGGCTCCGCCACGCTGGGCAATCTCGGCCGGGCTTTCACCGAAGAGGAATGCGACCGGACCCTCGCTCATGCCTGGGATCGCGGCCTGCGCTATTTCGACACCGCGCCGCTCTACGGGCTGGGCCTTTCCGAAGAGCGCGTCGGCCGTAACCTGCGGTCGCGCCCGCGGGACGAATACCTTCTCTCGACCAAGGTCGGCCGCCTGATCGAGCCCTGCGCGCCGGGGGAGTCCAATGCCGGTGTCTTCGTCACGGCGCCCGACCGCAAATTCCTCTACGACTATTCCTATGACGGCGTCATGCGCTCCTTCGAGGAAAGCCTGAAGCGCCTCGGCCTGGACCGCATCGACATCCTTCTGGTGCACGATGTCGACGGCTTCACCCATGGCAGCCGCGAAGCCTCCGAAGCCCGCATCCAAGAGTTGATGCGGACCGGCGGCTGGCGGGCGCTCGACGAGTTGCGGGCAAACGGCGCCGTCTCGGCCATCGGCCTCGGCGTCAACGAGGGACAGCCCTGCGCGCGGATATTGGAGCTTGCCGATCCCGATCTTTTCCTTCTCGCGGGACGCTACACGCTGCTGGAGCAGGCGCCGCTGGGGACCCTGTTTCCGCAATGCGCCAGGGCCGGCGCCGGCATCGTGATCGGCGGGCCCTACAATTCCGGCGTGCTTGCCGGCAAGCCGACCTTCGACTACGCCTCCATCCCGCCGGATGTCGCCGCGCGCGTGAAGGCCCTGACCGAGATATGCCGCGCGCATGACGTGGCGCTGCGCGCGGCCGCCCTGCAATTCGTCGCTGCCCATCCCCTCGTGGTCAGTGTCATCCCCGGCGCCGTCTCGCCGGAAGAGGTCGACGACAACGTCGCGATGCTCGAAGCTGCGATCCCGCCCGCGCTGTGGCGCGATCTGAAGGCCGCCGGTCTCCTGCACCCGGACGCGCCCACACCCGCTTAGCGGATCGCAGCCGTCTCCGCTTCGGTATAGGCCGGCGCCAGCACACGGCCGAACAGGAATTTGACCAGGAACAGCACCGCCGCCGCGCCCAGGATCAGGACGACGTGCAGCGCCCAGAACGACGTCGCGCTCATCGTCGACAGCAGGCCGCCGACCCAGCCGACGAAGAAATTTCCCGCGAACAGATGAAGGTAATAGACGCCGATGATGGTGCTTGCCATGCCCTTGGGCGCCGCCCGCGAATAGAGCGCGAGGCCGACCGGCACCACATTGGCGAAGCCGAAATCGTTCAGGATCTCGAACCCGATCGCCCAGACGAGGCTGATCCTGCCGCCATGCGCGGCGATGATCGACGATGCCAGCACGAGCAGGAGCGGCGCCGTCGCGCTGAGCGCGACGCCGGCCGCGATCTTCGTCAGTTCGTCCGGCTCGGGCCAGCGCGCCGCCCACCACCGCCAGAACGCGACTGAGATCGCGATGGTCGCGGCGCTGATGATCGAGCCGTAGCCGAGAAGGTCGGTGATCGGCATGTGCAGGCCGAACAATGCGAGCTGGTAGTTCGCCTCGCCCCACACCAGATAGGCGTTGAAGATCTCCTGATTGCCCACGGCCGCCACCGCGAGCACCGGCAGCAGCGCGACGAGGAGCGCGATCTTGGTCCAGTCGTCGCGCGTGAGCGCCGGCCGCGCCGGGGCTTCGCCGCGCGTCGTCCGGGGTGCATCGGGCGGCAGGCTGCGGCGGCCGAGAAGATAGGTGGCAAGGCCGATCAGCATGCCGGCGCCGGCCGCGCCGAAGCCGTAATGCGGCCCGAAGCTGTCGGCCAGCCTTCCGCACACGAAGGGCGAGGCGATCACGGCGATCTGCACGAAGAACAGGAAGATCTGAAAGGCATCGGCGCGCCGCGGATCGCCGTCCCGGTAGAGGGCGCCGACCTGGCTCGAGATGTTGCCCTTGAAACAGCCGACGCCGAGCAGAAGGCAGAGCAGCGCCAGGAGGAAGGTCGCGTCGAACGCCATCAGGAAATGGCCGACGGCCATCAGGATCGCGCCGATGGTCACCGCGTTGGTGCGGCCGATGACGCGGTCGGCGAGCAGGCCGCCGCCGATCGGCGTGAGATACACGAACGCCGTGTAGAAGCCGTAGATGTGCGAAGCGAGGGCCTGTCCCGACGCCGGACCGTAGATCAGGGCGATGAACGACTGGAACGGCCCGAAGCCCAGGACGTGGCTCATATGCTGCGGCGTCAACAGGCTGTGCGTCATGTAAAGCACCAGCAGCGCCGTCATGCCGTAATAGGAAAACCGCTCCCACAATTCGGAGAAGGCGAGCCAGCCGAGACCGGCGGGATGTCCGAAGAAAGCGGTGTCGCGACGCGTGTGTTTTGTATCGAAGATGGCTTCGGCCACGGCACGGTTTCCGGTTGCTGCACCGCCTGCTTAGCGCAACTTCGCCGGCCGCGCGCGGCTTTGGCGGCCTCTGACGCGATTTTTACCGCGGTTTAATCGCCCGCGGGCCCGCCCAGCAGCGCCACGCCCGCCGCCACCAGCATCGCGCCGGCGCCCTTCTGCAGCAGTGCCCGCCGCGACAGGTCCTCGCGTCCCAGATGCGGGAAGAACAGCGTCAGCACGATGCCGATGGCGAAGACGAACAGCGTCGAGGTCGACGACACCGCCGAGACCAGCGCCACCGGCGCCAGCAGCGACGCGGCGCGCACGCCCAGCCCGCCGCCGAGATTGATCAGCTCGTTGGCGCCGTTGATCGCGATCACCGCGCCGGGGCTGCGGCGGAACAGGGCGAAGAACTGCCGCCGGTAATGCGGGATCGCGACGATGGCGAAGCCGAACACGCCCTCGCCGGCATAGATCCAGAAGGTCGTGACCCAGAAAGTGTCGCGCACCGCGAACAGCTTGAACAGCACCGACGACAGCGCCAGCACGAAGGTGCAGGCGAGCATGAGAGCCACGAATCCGAGCTTCCACCGCTTCAGCCGGAACGACGC from Rhizomicrobium sp. carries:
- a CDS encoding NAD-dependent succinate-semialdehyde dehydrogenase, whose translation is MLKLNDETLLRADGYVGGAWAGSSKRFAVTDKASGEIIAQVADLGAEDARKAVEAAYEAGPAWKAKTAKERAGLMRKWFELILANQEDLARLMTAEQGKPLAESRGEVAYGASFIEWFAEEGKRVYGDVIPSFAAGKRIVVLKEPVGVVAAITPWNFPNAMITRKAAPALAAGCTFIIKPAAETPLSATALAELALRAGIPKGVFNVVTSDQAPEVGKVLTTHPLVRKFSFTGSTEIGRLLMAQCASTIKKVSLELGGNAPFIVFDDADLDAAVEGAMVSKYRNMGQTCVCANRILVQDKVYDAFAARLEARTATLKVGSGFEDGVTQGPLINREAVEKVERLLGQATASGAKIVMGGKRSALGGTFFEPTVVTEVTPAMDIAKEEIFGPVATLFRFQDEADAIRIANATDFGLAAYFYARDIGRVMRVAEALEYGMVGINEGIISTEVAPFGGIKQSGIGREGSKYGIEDYLAIKYLLLGGL
- a CDS encoding aldo/keto reductase, whose product is MFAATAIRNFVTRRGRALPFNLLGFGSATLGNLGRAFTEEECDRTLAHAWDRGLRYFDTAPLYGLGLSEERVGRNLRSRPRDEYLLSTKVGRLIEPCAPGESNAGVFVTAPDRKFLYDYSYDGVMRSFEESLKRLGLDRIDILLVHDVDGFTHGSREASEARIQELMRTGGWRALDELRANGAVSAIGLGVNEGQPCARILELADPDLFLLAGRYTLLEQAPLGTLFPQCARAGAGIVIGGPYNSGVLAGKPTFDYASIPPDVAARVKALTEICRAHDVALRAAALQFVAAHPLVVSVIPGAVSPEEVDDNVAMLEAAIPPALWRDLKAAGLLHPDAPTPA
- a CDS encoding oligopeptide:H+ symporter, whose protein sequence is MAEAIFDTKHTRRDTAFFGHPAGLGWLAFSELWERFSYYGMTALLVLYMTHSLLTPQHMSHVLGFGPFQSFIALIYGPASGQALASHIYGFYTAFVYLTPIGGGLLADRVIGRTNAVTIGAILMAVGHFLMAFDATFLLALLCLLLGVGCFKGNISSQVGALYRDGDPRRADAFQIFLFFVQIAVIASPFVCGRLADSFGPHYGFGAAGAGMLIGLATYLLGRRSLPPDAPRTTRGEAPARPALTRDDWTKIALLVALLPVLAVAAVGNQEIFNAYLVWGEANYQLALFGLHMPITDLLGYGSIISAATIAISVAFWRWWAARWPEPDELTKIAAGVALSATAPLLLVLASSIIAAHGGRISLVWAIGFEILNDFGFANVVPVGLALYSRAAPKGMASTIIGVYYLHLFAGNFFVGWVGGLLSTMSATSFWALHVVLILGAAAVLFLVKFLFGRVLAPAYTEAETAAIR
- a CDS encoding EamA family transporter codes for the protein MWLLLAFTGPVLWAVSTHIDKYLVERFFKNSDTAVLMVFTALIGLLMLPVIAIFQGGVFAIAPTDILVMAVSGILYMGAMLLYLRAIQTEEASVVAPLFQMSTLFTFLIAYVLLGETLNWIQAGGGVLVVAGALSLSLDASFRLKRWKLGFVALMLACTFVLALSSVLFKLFAVRDTFWVTTFWIYAGEGVFGFAIVAIPHYRRQFFALFRRSPGAVIAINGANELINLGGGLGVRAASLLAPVALVSAVSSTSTLFVFAIGIVLTLFFPHLGREDLSRRALLQKGAGAMLVAAGVALLGGPAGD